The proteins below come from a single Pseudomonadales bacterium genomic window:
- a CDS encoding 1-deoxy-D-xylulose-5-phosphate reductoisomerase produces MTVHRQTISILGATGSIGLSTLDILAQHQDKYQVYALTAFSQLDALLHLCRRFRPRYVVLANPQHDGIAAFKHQLASEAIDTVVLIGADALELVASDDEVDTVVAAIVGAAGLPSSLAAAAAGKKILLANKESLVMAGALFMQTVRDHQATLLPIDSEHNAIFQCLPQSSSSPQLAVDLQQVKRLILTASGGPFRQKTLQEMSSVSVAEAVAHPNWSMGKKISIDSATMMNKGLELIEACWLFGLDPDSIDIVVHPESVIHSMVQFVDGSTLAQMGNPDMRTPIANALAWPNRISVAVPDLSLTDIAKLHFEQPDYQRFPNLSLAAQAFKCGGAAPAILNACNEVAVDAFLQDGISFTQIAQLNAHLLDSLAMQTDVPQFSDLEGLMAIDSQVRQTATQIIQDQSLWS; encoded by the coding sequence AGTATCAAGTTTACGCCTTAACCGCGTTCTCTCAGTTGGATGCTTTGTTGCATCTGTGTCGACGTTTTAGGCCTCGATATGTTGTGCTAGCGAATCCTCAACACGATGGTATTGCGGCTTTTAAACATCAGCTAGCTAGCGAGGCTATTGATACAGTCGTGTTAATCGGTGCTGATGCGCTAGAGCTTGTTGCAAGCGATGATGAGGTTGATACGGTAGTCGCAGCGATTGTTGGGGCAGCAGGTTTACCTTCTTCGCTAGCTGCAGCTGCGGCGGGGAAGAAAATCTTACTGGCAAATAAAGAAAGTCTTGTCATGGCTGGCGCACTTTTTATGCAAACTGTGCGCGATCATCAAGCAACACTGTTACCAATTGATTCGGAACACAACGCCATCTTTCAGTGTTTACCGCAGTCAAGCTCGTCGCCGCAGCTGGCTGTAGATTTGCAGCAGGTAAAACGGCTAATTCTTACGGCATCAGGCGGCCCATTCCGGCAAAAAACTTTGCAAGAAATGTCTTCGGTTAGCGTCGCTGAGGCAGTTGCTCATCCGAATTGGAGCATGGGGAAAAAAATATCTATTGATTCTGCTACCATGATGAACAAAGGCTTAGAGCTCATTGAGGCCTGCTGGCTATTTGGTCTTGACCCTGACTCGATAGATATTGTGGTGCACCCAGAGAGCGTCATTCATTCGATGGTTCAGTTTGTTGACGGTTCAACCCTTGCGCAAATGGGTAACCCTGATATGCGTACGCCAATTGCCAATGCTCTCGCTTGGCCAAACAGAATCTCGGTGGCGGTGCCCGATTTGAGTTTAACGGACATTGCAAAGCTGCATTTTGAACAGCCTGATTATCAGCGTTTCCCAAACCTTAGCCTGGCGGCACAAGCATTCAAGTGCGGCGGCGCAGCGCCGGCTATATTAAATGCCTGTAACGAGGTTGCTGTAGATGCCTTTTTGCAAGATGGTATCAGCTTTACTCAAATTGCTCAGTTAAATGCGCATCTATTAGATAGCCTGGCAATGCAAACGGATGTGCCGCAGTTCAGTGATCTAGAGGGTCTGATGGCGATCGACAGCCAGGTGCGGCAAACTGCGACGCAAATTATTCAGGATCAATCGTTATGGAGCTGA